Part of the Vigna angularis cultivar LongXiaoDou No.4 chromosome 1, ASM1680809v1, whole genome shotgun sequence genome, CACATGTCTAATTCTTCTATTTTGGGCTATGTAAATAACATGCTTCAAGCAAAATTTGTGAATCTTAACGTGTGATAATGGTAAATACCAgtatatcatttattttttgttgatttaaCGTACTGAGTTCACAGTTTTACAATTCCACGAGCTTAGCCATAGTAAATTAGCAATTCTAACCTTGGTCAGGTTCACTGTTTTAGGAAGCACAGAGGAAACAACTTACCTCACTTGAAGACGATGATGCCTCATCACATGAAACCACAGAGGATTTAAAATCTGCCGCTTCAGACGTACTCGAGAATCCTAAGACTCCCTCAGCGGAAACAGAGACATCACTGCAGAAATCTCCCGAAAACGAAGAACAGAGTGAGACAAGTGCTTCTGAAGAAAAAACACCAAAGAAACCTGACAACATACTTCCATGTCCGCGGTGCAATAGCATGGACACCAAATTCTGCTACTACAACAACTACAATGTCAACCAGCCTCGTCATTTCTGCAAGAACTGTCAGAGATACTGGACTGCAGGAGGAACGATGAGGAATGTGCCCGTGGGTGCTGGTCGCAGAAAAAACAAGAACACTTCGGCTGCAGCTGTATCACATTACCGACAGATAATGATGCCGGAGGCATTTCAGGGAGCTACACTGAATGCCTCCAATGGATTGCATAATGCCCTTTTTGGGAATGGAGCAGCTGTGTTGACTTTTGGTTCTGATACCCCTCTCTGTGACACCATGAGTTCTGTGTTGAACATTGCTGAGCGAGCCCAAAGTTGTGTATCAAATGGGTTTCATGCAACTGAGCCAAATGGTTATTTTTCCTATAGTAAGGAGGGTGATGGGGGTGGTCATTCTACTGGAGTTTCTGTTTCAACAACTTCAAATTCCAGCCATGCTAGCTCACATGAATCGGTTGATAAAAGAGTTGAAGGTTTCACTCCTCAGTTATCATACTTCCCAGGTGCCCCTTGGCCTTATCCTATGCCTCCTACATTTTTCCAACCTAGGTACCCTTTATCATTCCACACTACACCAGCCTATTGGAGTTGTATGCCACCCTCTTGGAATATCTCATGTATGTCATCCCAATCTTCTGATAGCAACACTGTCTCTGCCCCCATTTTGGGGAAACACTCAAGGAATGGGAACATCATCACCCCATCGAACTCACAGAAAGAAATACATAACAGTTCAGAGCACAATTTCTTGATTCCCAAGACTCTTAGAATCGATGACCCTGGTGAAGCTGCAAAGAGTTCCATGTGGTCAAAACTAGGAACCAAGAATGACAGGACCAGCTCTGGAGGCCTTTTCCAAGCTTTTCCACCCAAGGGAAATGACATGAATCACAGGGTTGAAGCATCACCACAGTTGCAAGCCAACCCTGCAGCTCTATCGCGCTCTCTTACCTTCCATGAACAGACCTGAATGAGAATCACAGTGAGGCAAGTGAGATTCTCACTGTGCTTATGCATTGATATGAAAAACAAGGTTTATGCAAGTAGAACCCCATTTTGATGAAAAGTGTTGTTTCTTTCCCTCAAGAAATTGTTTTATTGAACAACCTCTGAGTAGGATTCCTAGGAGCAAATTGTTTCTTTATGGCTTCCCCAGCTACCATCTTCAGCCAGTTAAACTGAACAGGTGTTTTTGCTGCATAATTAGGAGATCTGTTGAGTAAATATCTTGGtgtatagatatagatatatataaatgaGACAAGGAAAACTAGGAGGAGAAGAAACAATGGCAAGGAGATTCTTAGACTAAAATCCAATGGTTTAGAATACACATGCAAGTCTTCATTGGAATTCTCTTgttattttttcccttttttttttacagattCTCTACTTTAATAATGTTAGTCCCAGATTATGATATTTATGTAagctttctttattttatttttcttctactttAATCATGCTACACTTTCATAAACATCAACTCACATGCACTCTGTTTTCGCCATTATCTACAAAGatttactttttcatatttgttttttctctactttctttctttatatatttacattcaAATTCTGCTACTTATCCTAATGTGAGGATAGGATATAAGTGCCTCGGTGGTGTACAACCATAATTAAAACGAATAATCACAAACTTTTGTTTCAATTTCATGATGTTAAGAAACAATGTAACGTGTAACTATGATAACCCCAACTTAAAGGGAGGTGTTAAATTATATGGCTAATGTAAATGGTCTTTTTTAAACGTATATTTgcttaagaaaataatatttgaaaaaaattattacaaatgtTTTCTCTAATACAAGTCAATAAATCATTTACAAAGAGTTTAAATCCTTTCCAATCTTTATGTTATgtctttactttttaatatgcaagattttttattttttatttttaacacgttattttattctcatttatttATCACTATCAATTACTAATTATACCTTTTCACTTCATGCTAAGATATGaacttttattactttttttttagaattactttctaagtttcttattttccttAAATTGTAAACGAAAACGTTGCACTGGAGCGGATATTTTTACTAATAAGATTAGACAAAGAGggaaaaaatgtattttttttttggtttatttgtTATATGGAACACATtattaggaaaagaaaaaattgtaaaactaAAGAGGTGTCactttttgaaattataaaagtgGAAAATTGATGACCAAGCTTTCTTTTATGTGCATGCATACATATGAAGGTCATTTTCAATCTTTATTGACACAACAACAGAAAGTTAGGTCTTGATGCAGCAATATGCCAATCTTTTGTTAGTGGGATCTACTACATTCCTGGTCCTTCGTTGCTATAACTAATTCACTTTCACTGCATTAGGagttatttatataatagaGAATTATCCACAAATAAATGGACTCAATCTTCTTGCACTGCATTTTATGTACAGTCACAATCATATTGAAAGGTTGGAGTGAATGTAGCCAGACAATGCAAATCgatttcatataaaatatcaaGTTCTTTTCTTGTTGCTAAAAATTTTTAATAGACTTTTATGATCCATTATTTCTGGTTCTGTTACAAAACATGGAATTCATGGTGGCTTGgtttacattaatattttttatttattttagtttgtttaatttaaaatatttattttcttttat contains:
- the LOC108323473 gene encoding cyclic dof factor 1; the protein is MSEVKGSAIKLFGRTISLPHNDSSAPPTLACPSSSSSPPEPTSATQQHQEDQEAQRKQLTSLEDDDASSHETTEDLKSAASDVLENPKTPSAETETSLQKSPENEEQSETSASEEKTPKKPDNILPCPRCNSMDTKFCYYNNYNVNQPRHFCKNCQRYWTAGGTMRNVPVGAGRRKNKNTSAAAVSHYRQIMMPEAFQGATLNASNGLHNALFGNGAAVLTFGSDTPLCDTMSSVLNIAERAQSCVSNGFHATEPNGYFSYSKEGDGGGHSTGVSVSTTSNSSHASSHESVDKRVEGFTPQLSYFPGAPWPYPMPPTFFQPRYPLSFHTTPAYWSCMPPSWNISCMSSQSSDSNTVSAPILGKHSRNGNIITPSNSQKEIHNSSEHNFLIPKTLRIDDPGEAAKSSMWSKLGTKNDRTSSGGLFQAFPPKGNDMNHRVEASPQLQANPAALSRSLTFHEQT